The following are encoded together in the Streptomyces sp. NBC_00341 genome:
- a CDS encoding carbohydrate ABC transporter permease, with product MSILKTTDAEGRRIAPWQLVLRYVLLLAVLVLTVGPFLWQLSTSLKGPGEDIFSSPPKFLPSHPTLDNYSRVADTIPVWDYAFNSLKVAAANVVTNCVGAALAGYALARLRYRGRRAATLAFILAMLVPVEGIIIAQFTTMRDLGLNNTLLGVLLPGSIGAMNVLLMRNAFLNLPQEIEEAAFVDGANVWQRFLRIALPSVKGTLAVVAIFAFMGSWDDFLWPLIVLSDPDHFTLTIGLNYLHGTFANDERLVAAGTIIAVLPLIVLFAGLQRFFFRGVGEGAVKG from the coding sequence GTGAGCATCCTGAAGACCACCGACGCCGAAGGGCGCCGCATCGCGCCCTGGCAGCTCGTCCTGCGCTACGTGCTGCTGCTCGCCGTACTGGTACTGACCGTGGGGCCGTTCCTGTGGCAGCTCTCGACGTCCCTGAAGGGGCCGGGCGAGGACATCTTCAGCTCGCCGCCGAAGTTCCTCCCCAGCCATCCGACCCTGGACAACTACAGCAGGGTCGCCGACACCATCCCGGTGTGGGACTACGCCTTCAACTCGCTCAAGGTCGCCGCCGCCAACGTGGTCACCAACTGCGTGGGCGCGGCCCTGGCGGGCTACGCGCTGGCCCGGCTGCGCTACCGGGGGCGGCGGGCCGCGACGCTGGCGTTCATCCTCGCCATGCTGGTGCCCGTGGAGGGCATCATCATCGCCCAGTTCACCACGATGCGTGATCTCGGGCTGAACAACACCCTGCTCGGGGTGCTGCTGCCGGGGTCCATCGGGGCGATGAACGTCCTGCTGATGCGCAACGCCTTCCTCAACCTCCCGCAGGAGATCGAGGAGGCGGCGTTCGTGGACGGCGCCAACGTCTGGCAGCGCTTCCTGCGGATCGCGCTCCCCTCGGTCAAGGGCACCCTCGCCGTCGTCGCGATCTTCGCCTTCATGGGCTCGTGGGACGACTTCCTGTGGCCGCTGATCGTCCTCAGCGACCCGGACCACTTCACCCTGACCATCGGGCTGAACTACCTGCACGGCACCTTCGCGAACGACGAACGGCTCGTCGCCGCGGGCACGATCATCGCCGTGCTCCCGCTCATCGTGCTCTTCGCCGGTCTGCAGCGATTCTTCTTCCGGGGTGTCGGCGAAGGCGCGGTCAAGGGCTGA
- a CDS encoding alpha-mannosidase, producing the protein MHDDRTLVEARLKRVLDERIRPAVYPESVPLDVAVWNAPGEPVPVAEGLAGATEPIAVGDRWGAPWGTCWFRVSGTVPEAWAGRTVEALLDLGFDENMPGFQCEGLVYRPDGTPVKGLNPRNQWVRVGAPAEGGEEVLLHIEAASNPVILDYHPFLPTRLGDKETAGSEPQYVLARMDLAVFDEHVWNLVQDLEVLGELMQELPVDGARRWDILRAVGRCLDTVDLQDVNGTAAAAREQLAEVLATPAQPSAHRISAVGHAHIDSAWLWPLRETVRKVARTTSNMTALLEDEPDFVFAMSQAQQFAWIKEHRPEVYAKVKQAVADGRFVPSGGMWVESDTNMPGSEAMARQFVHGKRFFLDEFGIENDEAWLPDTFGFAAGLPQIIKAAGSKWLLTQKISWSQTNKFPHHTFQWEGIDGTRIFTHFPPVDTYNCSMKGSEIAHAAKNFKDKGVAQHSLAPTGWGDGGGGTTREMIAKAARLSSLEGSATVTWETPTDFFTKAEAEYPNAPVWVGELYLELHRATLTSQAKTKQGNRRSEHLLREAELWAATAAVRTGAAYPYEQLDRIWKTVLLHQFHDILPGSSIAWVHREAEKTYAAVAQELNGIVDAAQRALAGDSTTGETLLFNSAPHARGGVPAGAAAPVTSADGATLAPREGGGFVLDNGLLRVETDARGLVVSAYDIAAGRETVAPGQSANLLQIHPDFPNMWDAWDVDAFYRNTVTDLTDLDELTPVEGAGAVSVRIVRTFGDSKVTQLLTLAPGVKRLDIDTEVDWHETEKFLKAAFPLDIHAERYASETQFGHFYRATHTNTSWEAAKFEACNHRFVHLEEPGWGVALVNDSTYGHDVTRTVRDADAGTTTTVRVSLLRAPRFPDPETDQGVHRFRHALAPGAAIGDAVREGFRINLPERRIAGDREVAPLVAVDNDAVVVSAVKLADDESGDLVVRLYESTGGRARARLTTGFDAAGLAVTDLLERPLPDAVVPELRDGAVELSLRPFELITLRFARG; encoded by the coding sequence ATGCACGACGACCGCACCCTGGTCGAAGCCCGTCTGAAGCGCGTCCTCGACGAGCGCATCCGGCCGGCCGTATACCCGGAATCCGTACCGCTGGACGTCGCCGTCTGGAACGCGCCGGGCGAGCCGGTCCCGGTCGCCGAGGGCCTGGCCGGTGCCACGGAGCCGATCGCGGTCGGTGACCGGTGGGGCGCTCCGTGGGGCACCTGCTGGTTCCGGGTCTCCGGCACGGTCCCCGAGGCGTGGGCGGGCCGGACCGTGGAGGCGCTGCTCGACCTGGGCTTCGACGAGAACATGCCGGGCTTCCAGTGCGAGGGCCTCGTCTACCGCCCCGACGGCACCCCGGTGAAGGGCCTCAACCCGCGCAACCAGTGGGTGCGCGTCGGGGCACCCGCAGAGGGCGGCGAGGAGGTGCTGCTGCACATCGAGGCGGCGTCCAACCCGGTCATCCTCGACTACCACCCCTTCCTGCCGACCCGGCTGGGCGACAAGGAGACCGCGGGCAGCGAACCGCAGTACGTGCTGGCCCGGATGGACCTCGCGGTCTTCGACGAGCACGTGTGGAACCTCGTCCAGGACCTGGAGGTGCTGGGCGAGCTGATGCAGGAGCTGCCGGTGGACGGCGCCCGCCGCTGGGACATCCTGCGCGCCGTCGGCCGCTGCCTCGACACGGTCGACCTCCAGGACGTCAACGGCACCGCGGCCGCCGCCCGCGAGCAGCTCGCGGAGGTCCTCGCGACGCCCGCGCAGCCCTCCGCACACCGCATCAGCGCCGTCGGCCACGCGCACATCGACTCCGCCTGGCTGTGGCCGCTGCGCGAGACGGTGCGCAAGGTCGCCCGTACGACGTCCAACATGACGGCCCTCCTGGAGGACGAGCCCGACTTCGTCTTCGCGATGTCTCAGGCGCAGCAGTTCGCCTGGATCAAGGAGCACCGCCCCGAGGTCTACGCCAAGGTCAAGCAGGCCGTGGCGGACGGGCGGTTCGTGCCGTCCGGCGGCATGTGGGTCGAGTCGGACACGAACATGCCGGGCTCCGAGGCGATGGCCCGCCAGTTCGTGCACGGCAAGCGGTTCTTCCTCGACGAGTTCGGCATCGAGAACGACGAGGCGTGGCTGCCCGACACCTTCGGCTTCGCCGCCGGGCTGCCGCAGATCATCAAGGCCGCGGGCTCCAAGTGGCTCCTCACCCAGAAGATCTCCTGGAGCCAGACCAACAAGTTCCCGCACCACACCTTCCAGTGGGAGGGCATCGACGGCACCCGGATCTTCACGCACTTCCCGCCCGTCGACACCTACAACTGCTCGATGAAGGGCAGCGAGATCGCCCACGCGGCGAAGAACTTCAAGGACAAGGGCGTCGCCCAGCACTCCCTCGCGCCGACCGGCTGGGGCGACGGGGGCGGCGGCACCACCCGCGAGATGATCGCCAAGGCGGCCCGGCTGAGCAGCCTGGAGGGCTCGGCGACGGTGACGTGGGAGACCCCCACCGACTTCTTCACCAAGGCCGAGGCGGAGTACCCCAACGCACCCGTCTGGGTCGGTGAGCTCTACCTGGAGCTGCACCGCGCCACCCTGACCAGCCAGGCGAAGACGAAGCAGGGCAACCGCCGCAGCGAGCACCTGCTGCGCGAGGCCGAGCTGTGGGCCGCCACCGCCGCGGTGCGGACCGGGGCCGCCTACCCGTACGAGCAGCTGGACCGGATCTGGAAGACGGTGCTGCTGCACCAGTTCCACGACATCCTGCCCGGCTCGTCGATCGCCTGGGTGCACCGTGAGGCGGAGAAGACGTACGCCGCCGTCGCCCAGGAGCTGAACGGCATCGTCGACGCCGCGCAGCGCGCCCTGGCCGGTGACTCCACCACGGGGGAGACCCTCCTCTTCAACTCCGCCCCGCACGCCAGGGGCGGCGTCCCGGCCGGTGCGGCGGCCCCCGTCACGTCCGCCGACGGCGCGACGCTCGCCCCGCGCGAGGGCGGCGGGTTCGTCCTGGACAACGGCCTGCTCCGGGTGGAGACCGACGCCCGCGGGCTGGTCGTCTCGGCGTACGACATCGCCGCCGGGCGCGAGACGGTGGCCCCGGGGCAGTCCGCGAACCTGCTCCAGATCCACCCCGACTTCCCGAACATGTGGGACGCGTGGGACGTCGACGCGTTCTACCGCAACACCGTCACCGACCTGACGGACCTCGACGAGCTCACCCCCGTCGAGGGGGCCGGCGCCGTCTCCGTACGGATCGTCCGCACCTTCGGCGACTCGAAGGTCACCCAGCTGCTGACCCTCGCGCCGGGCGTCAAGCGGCTCGACATCGACACCGAGGTCGACTGGCACGAGACGGAGAAGTTCCTCAAGGCGGCGTTCCCGCTGGACATCCACGCCGAGCGGTACGCCTCCGAGACGCAGTTCGGGCACTTCTACCGGGCCACCCACACCAACACCAGCTGGGAGGCCGCCAAGTTCGAGGCGTGCAACCACCGCTTCGTGCACCTGGAGGAGCCTGGCTGGGGCGTGGCCCTGGTCAACGACTCGACGTACGGGCACGACGTGACCCGCACCGTCCGTGACGCCGACGCGGGCACGACCACCACCGTGCGGGTCTCGCTGCTGCGTGCCCCGCGCTTCCCCGACCCGGAGACCGACCAGGGCGTGCACCGCTTCCGGCACGCGCTCGCGCCGGGCGCGGCGATCGGTGACGCGGTCCGGGAGGGCTTCCGGATCAACCTGCCGGAGCGCCGGATCGCCGGCGACCGCGAGGTGGCCCCGCTGGTGGCCGTCGACAACGACGCGGTGGTGGTCAGCGCGGTCAAGCTGGCCGACGACGAGAGCGGTGACCTGGTCGTACGGCTCTACGAGTCGACGGGCGGCCGGGCCAGGGCCCGCCTCACCACCGGCTTCGACGCCGCGGGCCTCGCGGTGACCGATCTGCTGGAGCGGCCGCTGCCCGACGCGGTGGTGCCGGAGCTCCGTGACGGCGCTGTCGAACTGTCGCTGCGCCCGTTCGAGCTGATCACGCTGAGGTTCGCGCGCGGCTGA
- a CDS encoding cold-shock protein has product MATGTVKWFNAEKGFGFIEQDGGGADVFAHYSNIAASGFRELQEGQKVNFDVTQGQKGPQAENITPA; this is encoded by the coding sequence ATGGCTACTGGCACCGTCAAGTGGTTCAACGCGGAAAAGGGCTTCGGCTTCATCGAGCAGGATGGTGGCGGCGCTGACGTCTTCGCCCACTACTCGAACATCGCCGCCTCCGGCTTCCGTGAGCTGCAGGAGGGCCAGAAGGTGAACTTCGACGTCACGCAGGGCCAGAAGGGCCCGCAGGCGGAGAACATCACCCCCGCGTGA
- a CDS encoding carbohydrate ABC transporter permease, whose product MTTPAPAPALTSAPAPASAPAPGPARRISRHLPLSPWLFAAPGLIVVGAFSLYPFFSTLVNAFTDRRTLVPGKFVGLANFRELLHDEMFWTGLRNSALYVLVVVPALVILPLLLAMLVQRHIPGITFFRSAFYTPVVASIVVVGLIWVWMLDDRGLINSLLEAVGIGKVGFLSDQWLLLGSAMAVTVWKGLGYYMIIYLAALANVPRELHEAASVDGAGVVRRFFTVTVPAIRSTMVLVAALSSVSAFKVFSEVYLMAGPSGGPAGEDTTLVMLVQRVGTGLTGRVGYASAISVVIFVVTVGLMLLVLRADRKEDA is encoded by the coding sequence GTGACTACCCCCGCCCCTGCCCCCGCCCTCACCTCCGCCCCCGCACCGGCGTCCGCGCCCGCCCCCGGACCGGCCCGCCGGATCAGCCGCCATCTGCCCCTCAGCCCCTGGCTGTTCGCGGCCCCCGGGCTGATCGTGGTCGGCGCGTTCAGCCTCTATCCGTTCTTCAGCACGCTGGTCAACGCCTTCACCGACCGGCGGACCCTGGTCCCGGGGAAGTTCGTCGGCCTGGCGAACTTCCGCGAACTGCTGCACGACGAGATGTTCTGGACCGGGCTGCGCAACAGCGCGCTGTACGTACTGGTCGTCGTCCCGGCACTCGTCATCCTGCCGCTGCTGCTGGCGATGCTCGTCCAGCGGCACATCCCCGGCATCACCTTCTTCCGCTCCGCCTTCTACACCCCGGTCGTCGCGTCCATCGTCGTCGTCGGCCTGATCTGGGTGTGGATGCTCGACGACCGGGGGCTGATCAACTCGCTCCTGGAGGCCGTGGGCATCGGCAAGGTCGGCTTCCTCAGCGACCAGTGGCTGCTGCTGGGCAGCGCGATGGCGGTCACGGTCTGGAAGGGCCTGGGCTACTACATGATCATTTACCTGGCCGCGCTGGCGAACGTCCCGCGCGAGCTGCACGAGGCGGCCTCCGTGGACGGCGCCGGGGTGGTGCGCCGCTTCTTCACCGTCACCGTCCCCGCCATCCGCTCCACCATGGTGCTGGTCGCGGCGCTGTCCTCGGTCTCCGCCTTCAAGGTGTTCTCCGAGGTCTACCTGATGGCCGGCCCCTCGGGCGGACCGGCGGGCGAGGACACCACCCTGGTGATGCTCGTCCAGCGGGTCGGCACCGGGCTGACCGGGCGGGTCGGATACGCCTCCGCGATCTCCGTCGTCATCTTCGTCGTCACCGTCGGCCTGATGCTCCTGGTGCTGCGCGCCGACCGCAAGGAGGACGCGTGA
- a CDS encoding sugar ABC transporter substrate-binding protein, with amino-acid sequence MRISRRAVATAAVLATVLPLSACGGGSGSGSSDASGKVEGKITFQTWNLQANFKDYFNGVIADFEKKYPGTDVKWVDRPGEGYADKISADAAGGTLPDVVNVSPDLVAPLAKAGIALDLDKAAAKYREEYLPGAWQSHQIPGTEGTFAFPWYLNTGPMFYNKRLLKDAGLDPQKPPATYDEVFSDGRKLAEKSKGKVAALANVPTIEDFGRYGGQLMNKEGTGFAFNDAKGIELLTRYKELYDVKGLDAQALTATPESSGHKFLTESVAMNPGSALDLDNFKKQAPSLYKNIGITDQVSNTGKANMYVMGIMVNAQTKRQPAAVAFAHYMTDATRQMEFAKQVAIFPSTAGSLDDPYFTKEDGTDETRVRVAAAKSLKTAVNYTPVLFSEQMKTELRNQIAKALQGKQSPKEALDNAVKACDRLLQQS; translated from the coding sequence GTGCGCATCTCTCGCAGAGCAGTCGCCACTGCCGCCGTCCTCGCCACTGTCCTGCCGCTGAGCGCCTGTGGCGGCGGATCGGGTTCGGGCTCGTCCGACGCCTCCGGCAAGGTCGAAGGGAAGATCACCTTCCAGACCTGGAACCTCCAGGCGAACTTCAAGGACTACTTCAACGGCGTGATCGCGGACTTCGAGAAGAAGTACCCGGGCACGGACGTGAAGTGGGTCGACCGGCCGGGCGAGGGCTACGCGGACAAGATCAGCGCGGACGCGGCCGGCGGCACCCTGCCGGACGTCGTCAACGTGTCGCCCGATCTGGTGGCCCCGCTGGCCAAGGCGGGCATCGCGCTCGACCTCGACAAGGCGGCCGCCAAGTACCGCGAGGAGTACCTGCCGGGCGCCTGGCAGAGCCATCAGATACCGGGCACGGAAGGGACGTTCGCCTTCCCCTGGTACCTCAACACCGGGCCGATGTTCTACAACAAGCGCCTCCTCAAGGACGCCGGACTCGACCCGCAGAAGCCGCCGGCCACCTACGACGAGGTGTTCTCCGACGGGCGGAAGCTGGCCGAGAAGAGCAAGGGCAAGGTCGCCGCACTCGCGAACGTGCCCACCATCGAGGACTTCGGCCGCTACGGCGGACAGCTGATGAACAAGGAAGGCACCGGCTTCGCCTTCAACGACGCCAAGGGCATCGAACTCCTCACCCGCTACAAGGAGTTGTACGACGTCAAGGGGCTCGACGCGCAGGCGCTGACCGCGACGCCCGAGTCGTCCGGCCACAAGTTCCTCACCGAGTCCGTGGCAATGAACCCCGGCAGCGCGCTGGACCTGGACAACTTCAAGAAGCAGGCGCCCAGCCTCTACAAGAACATCGGCATCACCGACCAGGTCAGCAACACCGGCAAGGCCAACATGTACGTCATGGGCATCATGGTGAACGCCCAGACCAAGCGGCAGCCCGCCGCCGTGGCCTTCGCGCACTACATGACCGACGCGACCCGGCAGATGGAGTTCGCCAAGCAGGTCGCCATCTTCCCCAGCACCGCCGGATCGCTGGACGACCCGTACTTCACCAAGGAGGACGGCACCGACGAGACCCGCGTCCGGGTCGCCGCCGCCAAGTCCCTCAAGACGGCGGTCAATTACACCCCGGTGCTGTTCAGCGAGCAGATGAAGACCGAGCTGCGCAACCAGATCGCCAAGGCGCTGCAGGGAAAGCAGAGCCCCAAGGAAGCCCTTGATAACGCTGTCAAGGCCTGTGACCGGCTGCTGCAGCAGAGCTGA
- a CDS encoding DEAD/DEAH box helicase produces MNRDRTSRSNDRFSRTSGGSRSGGGFRSQAPSRQGGQGRFGAPAQRSGGGGGYGRRPAAKQGEFALPTTITPALPAVEAFADLEMPAQLLTALSTEGVTVPFPIQAATLPNSLAGRDVLGRGRTGSGKTLAFGLALLARIEGRRAEAKRPLALVLVPTRELAQQVTDALTPYARSLKLRMATVVGGMSIGRQSSALRGGSEVVVATPGRLKDLIERGDCSLDRVSITVLDEADQMADMGFMPQVTELLDQVQAGGQRMLFSATLDRNVDLLVRRYLHDPVVHSVDPAAGAVTTMEHHVLYVHGADKYATTTEIAARDGRVIMFLDTKHAVDKLTDHLLNSGVRAAALHGGKSQPQRTRTLTRFKTGHVTVLVATNVAARGIHVDNLDLVVNVDPPSDHKDYLHRGGRTARAGESGSVVTLVLPNQRREMTRLMADAGITPQIAQVRSGEAELSRITGAQTPSGVPVVITSPVSERPKGGSSSRGRRSRPAQARRTSSSSASGSPSSSQPRGGGAQRRPSGNRAA; encoded by the coding sequence ATGAACCGCGACCGCACATCTCGCTCCAATGACCGTTTTTCCCGCACTTCCGGCGGCTCACGCTCGGGAGGCGGCTTCCGCTCCCAGGCCCCGAGCCGCCAGGGCGGCCAGGGCCGCTTCGGCGCCCCGGCCCAGCGCTCCGGTGGCGGCGGTGGCTACGGCCGCAGGCCCGCCGCCAAGCAGGGCGAGTTCGCCCTGCCGACGACCATCACCCCGGCGCTGCCCGCCGTGGAGGCCTTCGCCGATCTGGAGATGCCCGCGCAGCTGCTGACGGCGCTCTCCACCGAGGGCGTCACGGTGCCGTTCCCGATCCAGGCGGCCACGCTGCCGAACTCGCTGGCCGGCCGTGACGTGCTGGGCCGGGGCCGCACCGGCTCCGGCAAGACGCTCGCCTTCGGCCTGGCCCTGCTGGCCCGTATCGAAGGGCGTCGCGCCGAAGCCAAGCGCCCGCTCGCCCTGGTGCTCGTCCCCACCCGGGAACTGGCCCAGCAGGTCACCGACGCGCTGACCCCGTACGCCCGCTCGCTCAAGCTGCGGATGGCCACCGTCGTCGGCGGCATGTCGATCGGCCGGCAGTCCTCGGCGCTGCGCGGCGGCTCCGAGGTCGTCGTCGCCACTCCGGGCCGGCTGAAGGACCTGATCGAGCGCGGCGACTGCTCGCTGGACCGGGTCTCCATCACCGTTCTGGACGAGGCCGACCAGATGGCCGACATGGGCTTCATGCCGCAGGTCACCGAGCTCCTCGACCAGGTGCAGGCGGGGGGCCAGCGGATGCTGTTCTCGGCCACCCTGGACCGCAACGTCGACCTGCTGGTGCGCCGCTACCTGCACGACCCGGTCGTCCACTCGGTCGACCCGGCCGCCGGCGCGGTCACCACGATGGAGCACCACGTGCTCTACGTGCACGGCGCCGACAAGTACGCCACCACGACGGAGATCGCCGCCCGCGACGGCCGCGTGATCATGTTCCTGGACACCAAGCACGCGGTGGACAAGCTCACCGACCACCTGCTCAACAGCGGGGTCCGGGCGGCGGCGCTGCACGGCGGCAAGTCGCAGCCGCAGCGCACCCGCACCCTGACCCGGTTCAAGACCGGGCACGTCACGGTGCTGGTCGCCACCAACGTCGCGGCCCGGGGCATCCACGTCGACAACCTCGACCTGGTCGTCAACGTCGACCCGCCGAGCGACCACAAGGACTACCTGCACCGCGGCGGCCGCACCGCCCGCGCCGGGGAGTCCGGCAGTGTCGTCACGCTGGTGCTGCCCAACCAGCGCCGCGAGATGACGCGCCTGATGGCCGACGCCGGGATCACCCCGCAGATCGCCCAGGTCCGCTCCGGCGAGGCCGAGCTCAGCCGGATCACCGGTGCGCAGACGCCCTCCGGCGTGCCCGTCGTCATCACCTCGCCGGTCTCCGAGCGCCCCAAGGGCGGGTCCTCCTCCCGGGGCCGCCGCAGCCGCCCGGCCCAGGCCCGGCGCACCTCGTCGTCCTCGGCGTCGGGTTCCCCGTCGTCGTCCCAGCCGCGGGGTGGCGGTGCGCAGCGCCGGCCCTCCGGCAACCGTGCCGCCTGA
- a CDS encoding glycosyl hydrolase, protein MSSSPLRFGANYTPSQGWFHHWLDFDLDAVRADLDSIAGLGLDHIRVFPLWPLFQPNRTLIRPRAVEQLVQLADAAAERGLDVSVDGLQGHLSSFDFLPAWTRTWHRRNLFTDPDVVSGQAEYLRTLAAALADRPHFIGMTLGNEINQFSGDPHPDPDRITPEQAGSWLTRMLAACEEGAPGKLHLHAEYDAAWYQDDHAFTPAHAARTGAVTAVHAWVFNGTAQRHGRTGTATEHHAAYLIELSKAWALDPHRPVWLQEVGAPAPLIPAEHAAAFTAATVENALDCEDVWGVTWWCSHDVSRSLADFPELEYGLGLLTNDRQVKPAGRAIAETIREQRARTRRPAPRTTALVVDAGDDTTAPRRSTCAPGGEVFEAFARLTADGVRPTTVLASRAGDADHLAARGITEVLTPDEVR, encoded by the coding sequence ATGAGCTCCTCCCCGCTTCGCTTCGGCGCCAACTACACGCCCAGCCAGGGCTGGTTCCACCACTGGCTGGACTTCGACCTCGACGCCGTACGGGCCGACCTGGACTCGATCGCCGGTCTCGGCCTCGACCACATCCGGGTCTTCCCGCTCTGGCCGCTCTTCCAGCCCAACCGCACCCTGATCCGCCCGCGCGCCGTCGAGCAGCTCGTGCAACTGGCCGACGCCGCCGCGGAACGCGGGCTCGACGTCAGCGTGGACGGGCTCCAGGGCCACCTGTCGAGCTTCGACTTCCTGCCCGCCTGGACCCGGACCTGGCACCGGCGCAACCTCTTCACGGACCCCGACGTCGTCTCCGGCCAGGCCGAGTACCTGCGGACGCTGGCCGCCGCCCTCGCGGACCGGCCGCACTTCATCGGGATGACCCTCGGCAACGAGATCAACCAGTTCTCCGGCGACCCGCACCCCGACCCGGACCGCATCACCCCCGAGCAGGCCGGCAGCTGGCTGACCCGGATGCTGGCGGCCTGCGAGGAGGGGGCGCCCGGCAAGCTCCACCTGCACGCCGAGTACGACGCGGCCTGGTACCAGGACGACCACGCCTTCACCCCCGCGCACGCCGCCCGGACCGGGGCCGTCACCGCCGTCCACGCCTGGGTCTTCAACGGCACCGCCCAGCGCCACGGCCGTACCGGCACCGCCACCGAGCACCACGCCGCCTACCTGATCGAGCTCTCCAAGGCCTGGGCCCTCGACCCGCACCGCCCGGTCTGGCTCCAGGAGGTCGGCGCCCCCGCCCCGCTGATCCCGGCCGAGCACGCCGCCGCCTTCACCGCCGCGACCGTCGAGAACGCGCTGGACTGCGAGGACGTCTGGGGCGTCACCTGGTGGTGCTCCCACGACGTGTCCCGCTCGCTGGCCGACTTCCCCGAACTCGAATACGGGCTCGGCCTGCTGACCAACGACCGGCAGGTCAAACCGGCCGGCCGGGCCATCGCGGAGACCATCCGGGAGCAGCGCGCCCGTACCCGGCGGCCCGCACCCCGCACCACGGCGCTCGTCGTCGACGCCGGCGACGACACGACCGCGCCGCGCCGCTCCACCTGCGCCCCCGGCGGCGAGGTCTTCGAGGCCTTCGCCCGGCTCACCGCGGACGGGGTCCGCCCCACCACCGTCCTCGCGAGCAGGGCCGGGGACGCGGACCACCTCGCCGCGCGCGGTATCACCGAGGTACTCACACCGGACGAGGTCCGCTGA
- a CDS encoding MerR family transcriptional regulator yields MPPETPAHPSDRLDDDDYPAYTMGRAAEMIGATPGFLRAIGEARLITPLRSEGGHRRYSRYQLRIAARARELVDGGAPVEAACRIVILEDQLEEALRRNEELRRPTPS; encoded by the coding sequence ATGCCCCCCGAAACCCCTGCGCATCCCTCCGACCGTCTCGATGACGACGACTACCCCGCCTACACCATGGGCCGTGCCGCGGAGATGATCGGCGCCACCCCCGGATTCCTCCGCGCGATCGGTGAGGCCAGACTGATCACCCCCCTGCGCTCCGAGGGCGGCCACCGCCGCTACTCCCGCTACCAGCTCCGCATCGCCGCCCGCGCCCGGGAGCTCGTCGACGGGGGCGCGCCGGTCGAGGCCGCCTGCCGCATCGTGATCCTGGAGGACCAGCTCGAAGAGGCGCTCCGGCGCAACGAGGAACTGCGCAGGCCGACTCCCTCCTGA
- a CDS encoding LacI family DNA-binding transcriptional regulator, with protein MKDIAQRAGVSESAVSFALNDRPGVSAVTRDRIRRVAEQLGWHPSTAARALSGEGSATVGLVVARPAANLGVDSFFLQLISGIQEVLAERRLGLLFQVVEDVAAECAVYRRWWAERRVDGVLVVDPRTDDPRVGLLDELGLPGVVIGALPGSDTGPHPGLSQIRADDAGAMAAVVGRLHELGHRRIVHIAGLPSLAHTDRRIRSLRIEADRRGLTEAHSVTTDYSDTEGAAVTRRVLEHGTPPTAIVYDNDVMAAAGVAVTAGLGFRVPADVSVVSWEDSALCRLTAPWLTALSRDTVAFGRLAARELTALLDGGTAHTIQVPLPRLIERGSTAAVNGG; from the coding sequence ATGAAGGACATCGCCCAGCGGGCCGGGGTGTCGGAGAGCGCGGTGTCCTTCGCGCTCAACGACCGCCCGGGGGTCTCGGCCGTCACCCGGGACCGGATCCGGCGCGTGGCCGAGCAGTTGGGCTGGCACCCGAGCACCGCCGCCCGCGCGCTGTCCGGCGAGGGCTCGGCCACCGTGGGTCTCGTGGTGGCCCGTCCGGCGGCGAACCTGGGCGTGGACTCCTTCTTCCTCCAGCTGATCTCCGGCATCCAGGAGGTCCTGGCGGAGCGCCGGCTCGGGCTGCTCTTCCAGGTGGTGGAGGACGTGGCGGCCGAGTGCGCGGTCTACCGGCGCTGGTGGGCGGAGCGGCGGGTGGACGGAGTGCTCGTCGTGGACCCGCGCACCGACGACCCCCGCGTCGGCCTGCTGGACGAACTGGGCCTGCCCGGCGTCGTCATCGGCGCCCTCCCCGGCAGCGACACCGGCCCCCACCCGGGCCTCTCGCAGATCCGCGCCGACGACGCGGGAGCGATGGCCGCAGTGGTCGGGCGGCTGCACGAGCTGGGCCACCGGCGCATCGTGCACATCGCCGGACTGCCCTCACTCGCGCACACCGACCGGCGCATCCGGTCCCTGCGCATCGAGGCCGACCGGCGCGGACTGACCGAGGCCCACTCGGTGACCACGGACTACTCGGACACCGAGGGCGCGGCGGTGACCCGCCGGGTGCTGGAGCACGGCACCCCGCCGACCGCGATCGTCTACGACAACGACGTGATGGCCGCGGCCGGGGTGGCGGTCACGGCGGGCCTGGGCTTCCGGGTTCCGGCCGATGTGTCCGTGGTGTCGTGGGAGGACTCCGCGCTGTGCCGGCTGACGGCACCGTGGCTGACCGCGCTGTCCAGGGACACGGTCGCGTTCGGCCGGCTCGCGGCGCGGGAGCTGACCGCGCTGCTCGACGGCGGCACGGCGCACACCATCCAGGTGCCGCTGCCCCGGCTCATCGAACGGGGCAGCACGGCAGCGGTGAACGGCGGCTGA